TAAACCAGGATCTCTTGCATGATGTCAGAAATATCGTTGGAATCATAGCGGGCACTGATTATGGCATTGGCTCCCATGGCCCGGGCATGATCCATGGCCCTGTGAAGGGCTTCTTCTCGGGTTTCTTCCATCATACTAACATATTCCTTGATCTCCCCACCAAACATGGAACGTATCCCTGCACCTATCTGTCCACCAACACCTCTACTGCGCACAGTGAGACCATATACAAAGCCTTTAGTTTCGGTAATCTCATATCCAGGTATGTAATTAGAGCTCACAATTATATATTCATCCACTGAAACCATGATCAAACCTCCAAATGTTAATCTTATGTTTTCCCTTTATTTCCTTACATATATTACCTTTTTTGAAAGGTATTTAAAAGTTCACTGATAACTCTCAATAATCATTAAATATAAAACTCATGCTTTTTTTAGGTTTTAAATCTTTAATATTGATTTTAAATTTCAATTGATTTATATCCAACAAAAAATAATAAAAAAATCACTTTAACTTCCTTATTTAAATTAGATAATTTTTTTTTATCTAAGTTCTTGACGATTCAACAAATTTAAATCTCTATCATTTCAATTAAATT
This is a stretch of genomic DNA from Methanobacterium petrolearium. It encodes these proteins:
- a CDS encoding heavy metal-binding domain-containing protein; its protein translation is MVSVDEYIIVSSNYIPGYEITETKGFVYGLTVRSRGVGGQIGAGIRSMFGGEIKEYVSMMEETREEALHRAMDHARAMGANAIISARYDSNDISDIMQEILVYGTAVVAQKVE